A portion of the Choristoneura fumiferana chromosome 20, NRCan_CFum_1, whole genome shotgun sequence genome contains these proteins:
- the LOC141439345 gene encoding uncharacterized protein, which produces MDKQEVKRSSKTRLWLSARRKKKGPARHKKENINPNSTLGTGEHASEQSDSDNNTDPPPQPLNLSSTLGTGEHASEQSDSDNNTDPPPQFQNFSRNLSPSTPSSTPSLQIELDHDSNEEVVLKSFQ; this is translated from the exons atggataaacagg aagtgaaaagatcatcgaagacaagattatggttatcggctcgtaggaaaaaaaaaggaccggctcgtcataaaaaagaaaacattaatcctaatag tacgcttggcaccggagagcatgccagtgagcagtctgatagtgataacaataccgatcctccacctcaacctctaaatttaagcag tacgcttggcaccggagagcatgccagtgagcagtctgatagtgataacaataccgatcctccgcctcaatttcaaaattttagcag aaatttgagtccgagtactccgtcctcgacaccatcattacaaattgaacttgatcatgatagcaatgaggaagtcgtac
- the LOC141438939 gene encoding mitochondrial pyruvate carrier 2-like isoform X1: protein MSKVYKTVITACDRFVPTSLRPLWNHDAGPKTIFFWAPAFKWGLVMTSIDEFRRPIEKVSPSQSASLAATGIIWTRYCLVIKPINYALSLCNFCLGLANGIQCLRAYSYHRNKPVEQTVEVNEAVEVQNKIPDNTTDKTN, encoded by the exons ATGTCTAAGGTGTACAAAACAGTTATCACTGCGTGCGATAGATTCGTCCCAACATCGCTACGTCCGCTATGGAACCACGATGCTG gACCGAAAACTATATTCTTCTGGGCCCCTGCCTTCAAATGG GGTTTAGTAATGACATCTATTGACGAGTTCCGTCGCCCCATCGAGAAGGTATCACCATCGCAGTCAGCCTCGCTCGCAGCCACTGGCATCATATGGACCCGATACTGTTTGGTGATAAAGCCTATTAACTACGCTTTGTCCTTATGCAACTTCTGCTTAGGCCTGGCTAATGGAATACAGTGTTTGAGAGCTTACAGTTACCATAGAAATAAACCGGTTGAACAAACTGTGGAGGTTAACGAAGCGGTTgaggtacaaaataaaatacctgaTAATACTACAgataaaactaattaa
- the LOC141438939 gene encoding mitochondrial pyruvate carrier 2-like isoform X2, whose amino-acid sequence MSKVYKTVITACDRFVPTSLRPLWNHDAGPKTIFFWAPAFKWGLVLAGLGDLNRPVETLSLPQSVSLAATGIIWSRYSLVIIPKNYSLFAVNVFVACTSLYQISRAVKHAQAQKEKADK is encoded by the exons ATGTCTAAGGTGTACAAAACAGTTATCACTGCGTGCGATAGATTCGTCCCAACATCGCTACGTCCGCTATGGAACCACGATGCTG gACCGAAAACTATATTCTTCTGGGCCCCTGCCTTCAAATGG GGCTTGGTGCTGGCTGGTTTGGGTGACCTCAATCGGCCCGTGGAGACCCTTTCCCTCCCCCAATCCGTATCCTTAGCTGCTACCGGTATTATATGGTCCCGGTATTCCCTCGTTATCATCCCTAAGAACTACAGTTTGTTTGCTGTGAATGTTTTCGTAGCATGTACGAGCTTGTACCAAATCAGTAGGGCCGTTAAACACGCTCAGGCGCAGAAGGAGAAAGCTGATAAATAA